TTATCTCTTGTGTCTTATTGTAAGTTTACTAGAAAACAGAAAGTTATTACAGAATCTTATATCACACACGAGGTTTTATGAATCTGTTTTCAGCAATATGTAATTCTGTGAATATTTCATTCTTTAGTCACAATCACTTTAATGTGCACTAGCATTCGTGCATACAGTAGATGCTgtgcatgtaaaataaaataaagattaaaattgtGTCCTACACTGATGGATGTTTAGTTGTATTGTTTGTGGCTCTGTAACTCGAGGCACTTGCTCATGGCCCTCATTCGCTGTGTCTGTAAATAAAGTCCTAGTAAAGTTAGAATAGAGGGATGTTGATGATGTCATTGAGTGACACTACACAGAGTCACACCTTCCCATTTTCACCACCGTCAGATTCTTGTTTTGCTGcctgtagaaataaaaaacaaacacttaaagCTGTGAAAACTGAAACCAAAGACCTGAACTAACTCCACTACATCACACCGAGACATTCAGCTCCAAACAACTGTGTGGTTTAAACTTTAAGTttcatccttccttccctcATCCACTCCTCAGCATACCTGCTTGCCACACACAGCGTACACTCATTTCCGTACGTATTCCCGTCATCGGCGCACACTTCCATCAGTTCACGTGTACACGCATCAGTCACATACTTCTCACAGTTCGCCTGTGAACAAAAACATCACGACACACACGTTATATCCACAGTATTAAAGCATTTGTTTCTGCTCTTTTACTTCGGCACAACATTTGCATATCACCTGTCTGGGTGTGTTGCTGTCATCTGCTGCCGTGAGAgctaaaagaaaagaggaaatacTGGATGACGTAACTGAAcaaggcaaacaggtctgtATGTGTGCAGGTGAAAGGCTCCAGGGGAACTAAATAACCTAACCAGGAGTGTAAGCTGTATCTGTTACTGTCTCA
The genomic region above belongs to Tachysurus vachellii isolate PV-2020 chromosome 8, HZAU_Pvac_v1, whole genome shotgun sequence and contains:
- the LOC132850571 gene encoding trypsin inhibitor ClTI-1-like, translating into MKLRFLLSVSVLVCLVALTAADDSNTPRQANCEKYVTDACTRELMEVCADDGNTYGNECTLCVASRQQNKNLTVVKMGRCDSV